The Tumebacillus amylolyticus genome window below encodes:
- a CDS encoding DUF3501 family protein produces MATAITRSDLVALPTYRQGRDEYLQKMIQYKKSRRLKLGQDISILFENRQTVLFQIQELAHSEDLTDAKELDEYIDIYSGMLPGDDELSATLFIERDNQEQLAKILVDLKGIEHHLYLQVGDEKLKAVFEEEHDDRENTTSVHYLKFPITGTAKAYLTNGSYEHETVRVLLDHPNLHVEAPLDADHVASLAKDLA; encoded by the coding sequence ATGGCAACCGCAATCACCCGCAGCGACCTGGTGGCACTCCCGACGTACCGCCAAGGCCGTGATGAGTATCTGCAAAAGATGATCCAGTACAAAAAGTCGCGTCGTCTGAAACTCGGCCAAGACATTTCGATCTTGTTTGAGAACCGTCAGACGGTGTTGTTCCAGATTCAAGAACTTGCCCACAGCGAAGACCTGACCGATGCCAAAGAGCTCGACGAGTACATCGACATCTATTCCGGCATGCTCCCGGGCGACGATGAGCTGTCGGCCACCCTGTTCATCGAACGGGACAACCAAGAACAACTGGCGAAGATCCTCGTGGACCTCAAAGGGATCGAGCATCACTTGTACCTGCAAGTCGGCGATGAGAAGCTGAAAGCCGTGTTTGAGGAAGAGCACGACGATCGTGAGAACACGACCTCCGTCCACTACCTCAAATTCCCGATCACCGGCACCGCCAAGGCGTACCTCACCAACGGCTCCTACGAGCACGAAACCGTCCGCGTCCTCCTCGACCACCCGAACCTGCATGTGGAAGCACCGCTCGACGCCGACCATGTAGCATCGCTTGCCAAGGACCTCGCCTAA
- a CDS encoding tetratricopeptide repeat protein, translating to MDQPKSQIQSTGRSNNVIPFQVDATFYFERAVHYLDRHDLKNALKNFRKASELEPDNPVNHCNLAGILSELGEFEQSNLILEKILGDIDPDMVECYFYMANNYANLGSYDLAEDYAARYLDAEPEGEFASDADEMLQILVQEFGGGKVLHERRERQEAEQRDHDIARQLLEEGKFMEATEYLEQAIAEHPDSTSARNNLSLAYYYLGELEKAIDASIAVLERDRSNVHALCNLAVFYQHLGKKEQLQEILACLRKLYPLYFDHTYKLATTMGILGEHTAAYRLFRQLLRWSDRQDAQLLHCVAAAAANLGFYQKAERIWEEVKNLDPDPTVADFFLARVHDAVRTGRMSQPISYQYHIPFQEQFKKMKVQLQSGQLGAWHTDPMVRSSLFWALRHGDGETKRQVIQAFALIADKEVEHALREFVKNPAESDQLKRHALYVLRHMGAEGPFHVHLEQEEHLWRVQSMPQDDLLTLRPEWQEVLDGTVSQMNSTFGDEACLLARDVWTQFLHRTFTAPPRIGKTLAWSAGLEYTVLRRLGIKVTQTEVAARYGVTPGSVSKVSRLLAGQEDL from the coding sequence GTGGACCAACCGAAGAGCCAGATTCAAAGCACGGGACGTAGCAACAATGTGATTCCGTTTCAGGTGGATGCCACTTTCTATTTTGAACGGGCCGTTCATTACTTGGATCGTCATGACCTCAAAAACGCACTCAAAAATTTCCGAAAGGCGTCGGAATTGGAGCCGGATAACCCGGTCAACCACTGCAATCTCGCGGGTATTCTCTCCGAGTTGGGCGAATTCGAGCAGTCCAACCTGATTCTTGAAAAGATCTTAGGCGACATCGACCCGGACATGGTCGAATGTTACTTCTATATGGCGAACAACTACGCCAACCTCGGCAGTTACGACCTCGCCGAGGACTATGCCGCCCGATACCTCGACGCAGAGCCGGAGGGTGAATTCGCGTCGGACGCCGACGAGATGTTGCAGATTCTCGTCCAAGAGTTCGGCGGCGGCAAAGTCCTGCACGAACGACGCGAACGGCAGGAAGCGGAGCAGCGCGACCATGACATTGCCCGCCAATTGTTAGAGGAAGGCAAATTCATGGAAGCGACCGAATATTTGGAGCAGGCGATTGCCGAGCATCCGGATTCGACGTCGGCCCGCAACAATTTGTCGCTTGCGTACTACTACCTCGGCGAATTGGAAAAAGCAATCGACGCCTCGATTGCCGTCTTGGAACGCGACCGGAGCAACGTGCATGCGTTGTGCAACTTGGCCGTTTTTTATCAGCATCTCGGGAAAAAGGAACAGTTGCAGGAGATCTTGGCGTGCCTGCGCAAACTCTACCCGCTGTACTTTGACCACACGTACAAACTGGCGACGACGATGGGGATTCTCGGCGAGCATACGGCTGCGTATCGCTTGTTCCGTCAACTCCTGCGCTGGAGCGACCGCCAAGACGCGCAACTGCTGCACTGCGTCGCGGCTGCTGCGGCGAACCTCGGCTTTTATCAGAAGGCGGAACGAATTTGGGAGGAAGTCAAGAACCTCGATCCCGATCCGACCGTCGCGGACTTTTTCTTGGCGCGCGTTCACGATGCGGTGCGAACGGGGCGGATGTCCCAACCGATCTCGTACCAGTATCACATCCCGTTCCAAGAGCAGTTCAAGAAAATGAAAGTCCAACTGCAAAGCGGGCAACTCGGCGCTTGGCACACCGATCCGATGGTGCGCTCGTCGCTGTTCTGGGCACTGCGTCACGGAGACGGCGAAACCAAACGCCAAGTCATCCAAGCGTTTGCCCTGATTGCCGACAAAGAAGTCGAGCACGCCCTGCGTGAATTTGTAAAAAATCCGGCCGAAAGCGACCAGTTGAAGCGGCATGCGCTCTATGTGCTGCGGCATATGGGGGCGGAAGGGCCGTTCCATGTTCACCTGGAGCAGGAGGAACATCTGTGGCGTGTGCAATCGATGCCGCAAGATGATCTGTTGACTTTGCGTCCGGAGTGGCAGGAAGTGCTGGACGGTACCGTCTCGCAGATGAACTCGACGTTCGGCGACGAAGCTTGTCTGCTCGCACGCGATGTGTGGACCCAATTCTTGCATCGCACGTTCACGGCACCGCCGCGAATCGGCAAGACGTTGGCGTGGTCGGCCGGTCTGGAATACACCGTTCTGCGCCGATTGGGGATCAAAGTCACGCAAACGGAAGTCGCCGCCCGTTACGGCGTAACGCCGGGTTCGGTGTCGAAGGTTTCCAGATTGCTGGCGGGGCAAGAGGATTTGTAG
- the trxB gene encoding thioredoxin-disulfide reductase: protein MSEQQLYDVLIVGGGPAGMTAGLYAGRANLKVAMIERGMPGGQASTTHLIENFPGVESIDGPTLSMIMHKQAGDFGCEMITAEVEKIENIEGKIKKVITSRGEYLTKTIILTPGAEPKKLGVPGEDELRGRGVSYCATCDGAFFRGKELVVIGGGDSAVEEGIYLTRHASKVTIIHRRDQLRAQKILQDRAFANEKISFIWDTVVEEIAGENKVERVLMKNAKTGETSEYPCDGVFIYVGMKPNTDFLTELPNLLDESGYIPTNAKMETKLPGVFAAGDVRDTVLRQVVTATGDGAIAAFYAGHYVELWTEDGE from the coding sequence ATGAGCGAACAACAATTGTATGACGTGCTGATCGTCGGCGGCGGTCCGGCGGGGATGACCGCAGGTCTGTACGCAGGCCGTGCGAATTTAAAAGTAGCCATGATCGAGCGCGGCATGCCGGGCGGGCAAGCGTCCACCACGCACTTGATCGAGAACTTCCCGGGTGTGGAGTCGATTGACGGGCCGACCCTGTCGATGATTATGCACAAGCAAGCGGGCGATTTCGGATGCGAGATGATCACCGCCGAAGTCGAGAAGATCGAGAACATCGAAGGCAAGATCAAGAAAGTCATCACCTCCCGCGGGGAGTACCTGACCAAAACCATCATCCTCACTCCGGGTGCAGAACCGAAAAAACTCGGCGTGCCGGGCGAGGACGAACTGCGCGGCCGCGGCGTTTCTTACTGCGCGACCTGCGACGGTGCGTTCTTCCGGGGCAAGGAACTGGTCGTCATCGGCGGCGGGGACTCTGCGGTTGAGGAAGGTATTTACCTGACGCGCCATGCTTCGAAAGTCACGATCATTCACCGTCGCGACCAACTGCGTGCGCAGAAGATCTTGCAAGACCGTGCCTTTGCGAACGAAAAAATCTCCTTCATCTGGGACACCGTGGTCGAAGAGATCGCCGGCGAGAACAAAGTCGAGCGCGTGCTTATGAAGAACGCGAAAACGGGCGAAACTTCTGAATACCCGTGTGACGGTGTGTTCATCTACGTCGGCATGAAGCCGAACACCGATTTCCTCACCGAATTGCCGAACCTGCTCGACGAGTCGGGCTACATCCCGACCAACGCGAAAATGGAAACGAAACTTCCGGGCGTCTTCGCAGCGGGCGACGTGCGCGACACGGTGCTTCGCCAAGTGGTGACGGCGACCGGGGACGGCGCAATTGCGGCGTTCTACGCGGGTCATTACGTAGAATTGTGGACGGAGGATGGAGAGTGA
- a CDS encoding rubrerythrin family protein, translated as MANVKGTKTADNLKAAFAGESQANRRYLYFAEQADTEGLEEIASLFRNIANGETKHAFGHFDALRNNGEGDPATGLPVNTAKEMLASAIAGETYEYTEMYPGFAATAREEGFEDIGEWMEVMAKAERVHAQRFQKLLDSLE; from the coding sequence ATGGCAAACGTAAAAGGCACCAAAACCGCAGACAACCTGAAAGCAGCATTCGCAGGTGAATCCCAAGCAAACCGTCGTTACCTGTACTTCGCAGAGCAAGCTGACACCGAGGGTCTCGAAGAGATCGCTTCCCTGTTCCGCAACATTGCGAACGGCGAAACCAAGCATGCATTCGGTCACTTCGACGCACTCCGCAACAACGGGGAAGGCGACCCGGCAACCGGTCTTCCGGTCAACACCGCAAAAGAAATGCTCGCTTCCGCAATCGCAGGTGAAACCTACGAGTACACCGAAATGTACCCGGGCTTCGCAGCAACCGCTCGCGAAGAAGGCTTCGAAGACATCGGCGAATGGATGGAAGTCATGGCGAAAGCAGAACGCGTTCACGCACAACGCTTCCAAAAGTTGCTCGACTCCCTCGAATAG
- a CDS encoding ribose-phosphate diphosphokinase translates to MKRLRDDVKIFSGSSNPALAEEVCRLLGLPLGETTISRFTSGELYVNIKESVRGADVYVIQSFCHPVNENFVELMVMIDALKRSSAGMINVILPYYGYARQEKQDSPREPITAKMVADVLTTVGAERIITMDLHAAAIQGFFNIPVDHMTALDLIADYLRTKDLSNAIVISPDAGRAKTAERLATYLDLPVALMNKRRPKHNEAEITHVIGEVEGKVPIIIEDMIDTGGTIIKVIESLVEHGAVPEVLLCATHAIFSDPAPQRIQHPAIQEVIVTDTFPVQDLNLPKLTVLSAAPLFAEAINRIHNNRSMSMLFAESSYQGCEQGES, encoded by the coding sequence ATGAAGCGATTGCGCGACGACGTGAAGATCTTCTCCGGCTCGTCCAACCCGGCCCTCGCCGAGGAAGTCTGCCGTTTGCTTGGACTCCCGCTTGGCGAAACGACGATTTCCCGCTTCACAAGCGGCGAACTCTACGTGAACATTAAGGAAAGCGTGCGCGGAGCGGACGTCTACGTCATCCAATCTTTCTGCCACCCGGTCAATGAAAACTTCGTCGAGCTGATGGTAATGATCGACGCACTCAAACGCTCCTCGGCAGGCATGATTAATGTCATCCTTCCCTACTACGGTTATGCACGTCAGGAAAAACAGGACTCTCCCCGCGAGCCGATCACCGCCAAGATGGTGGCAGACGTCCTGACCACCGTCGGCGCCGAGCGCATCATCACGATGGACCTGCACGCCGCCGCCATTCAGGGCTTTTTCAACATCCCGGTCGACCACATGACGGCCCTCGACTTGATCGCCGACTATCTGCGCACCAAGGACTTGAGCAACGCCATCGTGATCTCGCCGGACGCCGGCCGCGCCAAAACCGCCGAACGGCTCGCCACGTACCTCGATCTGCCTGTCGCGCTGATGAACAAGCGCCGCCCGAAGCACAACGAAGCGGAGATTACGCATGTGATCGGCGAGGTCGAGGGAAAAGTTCCGATTATTATAGAAGACATGATCGACACGGGCGGCACGATCATCAAAGTCATCGAGAGTTTGGTGGAGCACGGGGCGGTGCCGGAAGTGTTGCTGTGTGCGACGCACGCGATTTTTTCCGATCCGGCGCCTCAGCGGATTCAGCATCCGGCGATTCAAGAGGTGATCGTGACCGACACGTTCCCGGTGCAGGACTTGAATCTGCCGAAATTGACGGTGCTCTCGGCAGCGCCGCTTTTTGCAGAAGCGATCAATCGAATTCATAACAACCGTTCGATGTCGATGTTGTTTGCCGAATCTTCCTATCAAGGGTGCGAACAGGGCGAGTCATGA
- the selB gene encoding selenocysteine-specific translation elongation factor: MTEEFIILGTAGHIDHGKTSLVKALTGIDTDIHKEEKERGITIDIGFAPFNLPDGKSLGVIDVPGHERFIRNMLAGAGGIDLILLVIDANEGIMPQTVEHLHILEMLHVQKGIIVLTKTDTVEAEWLEMVREEVREGLAGTFLTDAPMVGVSAQTGAGIVELRLLIGELAAEVTPREVTAPLRVPVDRVFSVPGFGTVATGTVFAGGVETGEVVELLPQGLSARVRTIQVHGKTVERAQAGQRAALNLAGVERAEIERGMVVAKPGVYKSTNLVDVRLHLLPDSPRNLTNSSRIRFYLGASEVLGRVSILESDELKPGEDALVQIALESPVVCAPQDRFIVRSYSPMLTIGGGTVIDPTPSRVHRRRREYVLEDLLLREQGGPEQLILQVLTEEPGLGVRDVAPQVKLTVEAAEVCLQEMAGVGLVVSIAGGYVSADWLARVFDEVEERIRVHFAKEKYHVTVPKAQVLSQVGMKPKLFDALLGSSVGQERFEVFRDKIGIRGYDVPFTLRERELLQKIEELYRGGGFQPPSVEEVRTQTNALEKTLHGLLHYLKERGTLVELGGGSYLHSEFLEQAKSVLREKFSVSGAYSVADFRDWVGTSRKFAVLILEYLDDIKFSKRIEDKRVIS; the protein is encoded by the coding sequence GTGACGGAGGAGTTTATCATCCTCGGCACAGCGGGACATATCGACCACGGCAAAACGTCGTTGGTCAAAGCGCTGACCGGGATTGACACCGACATTCATAAGGAAGAAAAGGAACGGGGCATCACGATCGACATCGGATTTGCCCCCTTCAATCTCCCCGACGGCAAAAGCCTCGGGGTGATTGACGTTCCGGGGCACGAGCGGTTCATCCGCAACATGTTGGCAGGGGCGGGCGGGATCGATTTGATCTTGCTCGTCATCGACGCCAACGAAGGCATAATGCCGCAAACGGTGGAGCATCTGCACATCTTGGAAATGTTGCATGTGCAGAAGGGCATCATCGTGCTCACCAAAACGGACACCGTAGAAGCCGAATGGCTGGAGATGGTTCGAGAGGAAGTCCGCGAGGGACTGGCGGGGACTTTTTTGACAGACGCTCCGATGGTGGGAGTTTCGGCGCAGACGGGGGCCGGCATTGTGGAGTTGCGTCTCTTGATCGGCGAATTGGCGGCAGAAGTGACGCCGCGTGAAGTGACCGCTCCGTTGCGAGTGCCGGTGGACCGCGTGTTTTCCGTGCCGGGGTTTGGGACGGTCGCGACGGGGACCGTTTTTGCCGGCGGCGTGGAGACGGGCGAGGTCGTGGAATTGTTGCCGCAGGGCTTGTCTGCCAGGGTGCGCACGATTCAAGTGCATGGCAAAACGGTCGAGCGTGCGCAAGCGGGGCAACGGGCCGCGCTGAATCTGGCGGGCGTCGAGCGTGCCGAGATTGAGCGCGGCATGGTCGTTGCGAAGCCCGGCGTGTACAAATCGACGAACTTGGTCGACGTGCGGTTGCATCTGCTGCCCGACTCGCCGAGGAATTTGACGAATTCGTCGCGGATTCGTTTTTATCTCGGCGCCAGTGAAGTTTTGGGTCGCGTTTCGATCTTGGAGAGCGATGAGTTGAAGCCGGGCGAAGATGCGTTGGTGCAGATTGCGTTGGAAAGTCCGGTGGTTTGTGCGCCGCAGGACCGATTCATCGTGCGTTCCTACTCGCCGATGTTGACGATTGGCGGGGGGACGGTGATCGACCCGACTCCGTCGCGTGTCCATCGCCGACGACGCGAGTATGTGCTGGAAGACCTGCTGCTTCGGGAGCAGGGCGGGCCGGAGCAGTTGATTTTGCAGGTGTTGACGGAGGAGCCGGGACTTGGCGTTCGCGACGTGGCACCGCAGGTCAAACTGACCGTGGAAGCGGCAGAAGTTTGCTTGCAGGAGATGGCAGGCGTTGGTTTGGTTGTGTCGATTGCAGGCGGCTACGTGTCGGCCGATTGGTTGGCGAGAGTGTTCGATGAAGTCGAGGAACGGATTCGCGTACACTTTGCCAAAGAGAAGTACCACGTAACGGTGCCCAAAGCGCAGGTGTTGTCGCAGGTCGGGATGAAACCCAAACTGTTTGACGCTCTGCTTGGCTCCTCTGTCGGGCAAGAACGCTTCGAAGTCTTCCGTGACAAGATCGGCATTCGCGGGTACGATGTTCCGTTCACGCTTCGCGAGCGGGAGTTGCTGCAGAAAATCGAGGAGCTGTACCGAGGAGGAGGATTCCAACCGCCGTCTGTCGAGGAAGTACGGACCCAGACAAACGCCTTGGAAAAAACGCTCCACGGACTCCTCCACTACTTGAAGGAGCGTGGAACGTTGGTGGAACTCGGCGGGGGCTCGTACTTGCACAGCGAGTTCTTGGAGCAGGCGAAGTCTGTTCTGCGCGAGAAGTTTTCCGTCAGCGGTGCGTACTCCGTCGCCGACTTCCGCGACTGGGTTGGCACGTCGCGCAAATTCGCCGTGCTCATCCTCGAATAC